A DNA window from Labeo rohita strain BAU-BD-2019 unplaced genomic scaffold, IGBB_LRoh.1.0 scaffold_1058, whole genome shotgun sequence contains the following coding sequences:
- the LOC127157361 gene encoding protein NLRC3-like, with the protein MKSRTSMVCEEHFKTEIHGLVSGITILNEVLNTFRSNLKKFEHLYEGTAIQGNPTLLNEIYTELYITESESGEISNEHEGKRIGTSSLYFHFLSEKSTSKTLSLSDLLHVFFPEIKEMETSSDKVLFIFESVILDFKSKVKLCNISKSASVDVLLMNLIVGNLLPSALIWITSRPAAADLVPSECVHRVTEVRGFNEPQKEEYFRKRISDQSLADRIISHLKSLRSLYIMCHIPVFCWISATVLEKMLSRAESGEIPKTLTQMYTHFLILQTNIKHEKDYEKKVTDEDVILKLGKVAFQQLVKRNLIYGEDLRECGIDVTCHRPK; encoded by the exons ATGAAGAGTCGCACGTCTATGGTTTGTGAAGAACACTTCAAGACTGAGATACATGGCCTGGTCTCAGGTATAACAATTCT caatGAGGTCCTCAACACATTTAGATCAAATCTGAAGAAGTTTGAGCATCTGTATGAAGGAACAGCAATACAGGGAAACCCAACACTGctgaatgagatctacacagagctctacatcacagagagtgagagtggaGAGATCAGTAATGAacatgag ggaAAGAGAATCGGGACGTCCAGCTtatatttccacttcctttcagagAAATCAACTTCCAAAACACTCAGTCTTTCAGATCTTCTTCATGTCTTTTTCCCTGAAATTAAAGAAATGGAAACATCCAGTGATAAagtgttgttcatctttgaaagtGTCATTTTGGATTTTAAGAGTAAAGTGAAACTGTGTAATATATCTAAATCAGCCTCAGTGGATGTGCTGCTGATGAACCTGATTGTGGggaatctgcttccctctgctctcatctggatcacctccagaccagcagcagctgatctcgtcccctctgagtgtgtccatcgagtgacagaggtacgaggcttcaatgagccacagaaggaggaatacttcaggaagagaatcagtgatcagAGTCTGGCCGACAGGATCATCTCACACCTGAAGTCATTGAGGAGCctctacatcatgtgccacatcccagtgttctgctggatctcagccactgttctagagaagatgttgagtcgagcagagagtggagagattcccaagactctcactcaaatgtacacacacttcctgatccTTCAGACCAACATCAAACATGAGAAGGACTATGAGAAGAAGGTGACAGATGAAGACGTGATCCTCAAACTGGGGAAAGTAGCTTTTCAGCAGCTTGTGAAAAGAAACCTGATCTATGGGGAAGATCTGAGagagtgtggcattgatgtgacCTGTCATCGACCTAAG tgA